Proteins encoded together in one Anaerococcus murdochii window:
- a CDS encoding ArsR/SmtB family transcription factor, protein MKAHFDNFNLIEQPLLVNEAGLVVYLYTNYLAAKNKNFFSFEESYPGFNYSQDMNLTSIDTAFYNNKAYTDFVRSVKKESLPYLEEFFNDQNEDILNLFYIFTENDGNYLPFMAGVFQNINVSSIKDFSYESFDLVFNLSFLRYIGVDIDDPELKSTTIKEWSKKALKSDFLSLIASLPYEDKFSMALLRSFSNKKSIYDRLYPLLEKICQISENNFPKIQDEFMDHFEKIKKDDYKKVSEVIDQVGLASFLSKRDEPFNIYGLILAPNMTMIQFISEDYNDAFIKFGIYSNKDFVEKENKLKYISQYLKILGDPTRIDILDLLKEKNYYAKELSDKLYITPATLSYHISQLHVCGFIGAYIEGRKTYYYLRRPGFEKVIEELTEFSKDINEENYGKES, encoded by the coding sequence ATGAAAGCTCACTTTGATAATTTTAATCTCATAGAACAGCCCTTACTTGTAAATGAAGCAGGCCTTGTGGTTTACCTTTATACAAACTACCTAGCTGCTAAGAACAAAAACTTCTTCTCTTTTGAGGAGTCTTATCCAGGTTTTAATTACTCCCAGGATATGAATTTAACCTCAATAGATACTGCTTTTTACAACAACAAGGCCTATACAGACTTTGTTAGAAGTGTAAAAAAGGAATCCCTTCCCTATCTAGAGGAATTTTTCAATGACCAAAACGAAGATATTTTAAATCTTTTTTACATATTTACAGAAAACGATGGAAATTATTTGCCTTTTATGGCAGGTGTTTTCCAAAATATCAATGTTAGCTCTATTAAGGACTTTTCTTATGAGAGCTTTGACCTAGTCTTCAACCTATCTTTTTTAAGATATATAGGTGTTGACATAGATGATCCAGAATTAAAGTCTACAACTATAAAAGAATGGTCAAAAAAAGCTTTAAAATCAGACTTTCTAAGCCTAATAGCTAGTCTACCCTACGAAGATAAGTTTTCTATGGCACTTTTAAGGTCTTTTTCCAACAAAAAATCTATCTACGATAGACTTTATCCTCTTTTAGAAAAAATTTGCCAGATTTCAGAAAATAATTTCCCAAAAATTCAAGACGAATTCATGGACCATTTTGAAAAAATAAAAAAAGATGACTACAAAAAGGTAAGTGAAGTAATAGACCAAGTTGGCTTAGCAAGTTTTTTAAGCAAAAGAGATGAGCCTTTTAACATCTATGGTCTAATCCTTGCACCAAATATGACTATGATTCAATTTATATCAGAAGATTACAATGATGCCTTTATCAAATTTGGAATTTATTCAAATAAAGACTTTGTCGAAAAAGAAAATAAGCTAAAATACATAAGCCAATACCTAAAAATCCTAGGAGACCCAACTAGGATTGACATCCTAGATCTCTTAAAGGAAAAAAACTACTACGCAAAAGAGCTTTCTGACAAGCTTTATATAACACCTGCCACTCTCTCTTACCACATAAGCCAGCTCCACGTTTGTGGCTTTATTGGTGCCTATATCGAGGGCAGGAAGACTTATTATTATTTAAGACGTCCTGGTTTTGAAAAAGTAATAGAAGAATTAACCGAATTTTCTAAGGACATAAATGAGGAAAATTATGGAAAAGAATCTTAA
- the cytX gene encoding putative hydroxymethylpyrimidine transporter CytX, which yields MKKTSNFENGLIWFGAGVSIAEIITGTYFAPLGFKKGLLAMVIGHAIGAILLYMAGLIGGRTEKSAMETVKMSFGQKGGLFFALLNVLQLVGWTAIMIYDGAISSSHVFSTGHIIWALVIGALVLVWIMIGISNLGKLNTVSMTLLFILTILLSFKVFKGVNFNSQAMPDAMSFGLAIELAVAMPLSWLPLISDYTREAEDPRGATLTSTVIYTLVSMWMYVIGMGMALVTEESDIAMIMVKSGLGLAAMVIIILSTVTTTFLDAYSAGISAESLSKKVDGQKIGIIVTIIGTIGAIIYPMDDITEFLYLIGSVFAPMIAIQIADYFILKKDVTESDIYYKNMVIWLVGFVANRVFLKMDLFIGSTISCILVVIIVKVLAEKLIKD from the coding sequence ATGAAAAAAACTTCTAATTTTGAAAACGGCCTGATTTGGTTTGGGGCAGGAGTTTCTATAGCAGAAATTATTACCGGAACGTATTTCGCACCCCTAGGCTTTAAAAAAGGACTTTTGGCCATGGTAATTGGTCACGCTATCGGTGCAATCTTATTATATATGGCAGGTCTTATCGGCGGTAGGACAGAAAAATCAGCCATGGAGACTGTAAAAATGTCCTTTGGCCAAAAAGGCGGACTATTCTTTGCACTTTTAAATGTCCTTCAACTTGTAGGATGGACTGCTATTATGATCTACGATGGAGCAATCTCAAGCTCCCACGTATTTTCTACAGGCCACATAATCTGGGCCCTTGTAATTGGAGCCTTGGTCTTAGTTTGGATAATGATAGGAATTTCCAACCTTGGAAAGCTAAACACAGTTTCCATGACCCTTTTGTTTATCCTTACAATCTTACTTTCTTTTAAGGTTTTTAAGGGAGTAAACTTCAATTCACAAGCGATGCCTGATGCAATGAGCTTTGGCCTTGCCATAGAACTTGCTGTAGCCATGCCACTTTCCTGGTTGCCTTTAATATCTGATTATACAAGAGAGGCAGAAGATCCAAGAGGAGCAACCTTAACATCAACTGTTATATATACCCTTGTTTCCATGTGGATGTATGTAATTGGTATGGGTATGGCCCTTGTCACAGAAGAAAGTGATATAGCCATGATCATGGTAAAATCAGGCTTAGGCCTTGCCGCTATGGTAATTATAATATTGTCAACAGTCACAACTACCTTCCTTGATGCCTATTCAGCAGGTATATCTGCCGAATCTTTGTCAAAGAAGGTTGATGGACAAAAAATCGGAATCATTGTTACAATAATCGGCACAATCGGGGCAATAATTTATCCAATGGACGACATAACCGAATTTTTATACCTAATCGGGTCAGTCTTCGCCCCAATGATAGCTATACAAATCGCTGACTATTTTATTTTGAAAAAAGACGTTACAGAATCTGATATATATTACAAAAACATGGTAATTTGGCTAGTTGGCTTTGTCGCAAATAGGGTATTTCTAAAGATGGACCTCTTTATAGGTTCGACAATTTCATGCATATTGGTAGTAATAATTGTAAAAGTCTTGGCTGAAAAATTAATAAAAGATTAA
- the fic gene encoding protein adenylyltransferase Fic: MNRNEEYLSKKRAKELWDLGIIDKFEVGTFKSLKGIHAYLFQDVFDFAGKIRTVNIAKGSFRFAPLLFLESNLAIIEKMPETNFDEIIDKYVEMNIAHPFREGNGRATRIWLDLILKKNLGKCVDWDKIDKFAYLSAMERSVVNTLEINHLLKSALTDQISDREVFMKGIDKSYLYEDLYDISIEDIK, encoded by the coding sequence ATGAATAGGAACGAAGAATATTTAAGTAAAAAACGAGCCAAAGAACTTTGGGATCTTGGCATCATAGATAAATTTGAAGTAGGCACTTTTAAGTCCCTCAAAGGCATCCACGCCTATCTTTTCCAAGATGTTTTCGACTTTGCAGGAAAAATTAGGACGGTAAATATAGCCAAGGGCTCTTTCCGTTTTGCTCCCCTTCTTTTTTTGGAATCAAACCTTGCAATTATAGAAAAAATGCCAGAAACAAACTTTGACGAAATTATTGATAAATACGTAGAAATGAACATAGCACATCCCTTCAGGGAAGGAAATGGCAGGGCCACAAGGATTTGGCTAGATTTAATTTTAAAGAAGAACCTAGGCAAGTGTGTTGATTGGGATAAGATAGACAAATTTGCATATCTTTCTGCCATGGAAAGGTCGGTTGTAAATACTCTTGAAATCAACCACCTCCTAAAATCCGCCCTCACAGATCAAATTTCTGACAGGGAAGTTTTCATGAAGGGCATCGACAAGTCCTATTTATACGAAGATCTCTACGACATTTCCATAGAAGATATAAAATAA
- the tyrS gene encoding tyrosine--tRNA ligase, whose amino-acid sequence MKFTYEKEYDNVFDELVDRGYYEQATNEEELKKKLATESVKFYCGFDATADSLTVGHLIQIMVMMRMQNYGHRPVALLGGGTTLIGDPSGRSDMRQVMTEERINHNAECFYKQFQRFLDFSDEGGAEMLNNKDWLLDLNFVGFLRDVGSEFLVNEMIKKDAYKNRMAAGGLTFFEFSYMLLQSYDFLKMYRENGVTLEMGGSDQWSNIIGGVDLIKKHEQGDAYGMTFALLTTADGVKMGKSQKGAVWLDKEKTSPFEMFQYMRNVDDRDVEKFLLQLTFLPTAECRKLGSATEAAEINKAKEILAYEVVKLVHGKEEADAALDAAKALFSGKGDESAMPTTQISASDLPKGLLALMTEVGLTKSNGEARRIVQQGGVSINDEKITDPSFEVTEEIFEDNRIIIKKGKKNFHKVELA is encoded by the coding sequence ATGAAATTTACTTACGAAAAAGAATACGATAATGTTTTTGATGAACTAGTTGACCGTGGTTACTACGAGCAAGCTACAAACGAAGAAGAATTAAAGAAGAAACTTGCAACAGAATCTGTTAAATTCTACTGTGGTTTTGATGCTACAGCAGATTCCCTAACTGTTGGCCACCTTATCCAAATCATGGTAATGATGCGTATGCAAAACTACGGCCACAGGCCAGTTGCCCTTCTCGGTGGCGGTACAACCCTAATCGGCGACCCATCAGGAAGAAGCGACATGCGTCAGGTAATGACAGAAGAAAGAATCAACCACAACGCTGAGTGCTTCTACAAGCAATTCCAAAGATTTTTAGACTTCTCTGATGAGGGCGGAGCAGAAATGTTAAATAACAAAGATTGGCTTTTAGACCTTAATTTTGTTGGATTTTTAAGAGATGTGGGAAGCGAATTTTTGGTAAATGAAATGATCAAAAAAGATGCCTACAAGAACAGGATGGCAGCTGGTGGTCTAACATTTTTTGAATTTTCTTACATGCTTTTACAATCTTATGACTTCCTAAAAATGTACAGAGAAAATGGTGTAACCCTTGAAATGGGTGGGTCTGACCAATGGTCAAATATCATCGGTGGAGTTGACTTAATTAAAAAACACGAACAAGGCGACGCCTACGGTATGACCTTTGCCCTACTTACAACTGCAGACGGAGTTAAGATGGGCAAGAGCCAAAAAGGCGCTGTTTGGCTTGATAAGGAAAAAACAAGTCCATTTGAAATGTTCCAATACATGAGAAATGTCGATGATAGGGACGTTGAGAAATTCCTACTTCAACTTACCTTCTTACCTACAGCTGAATGTAGAAAACTAGGATCAGCAACAGAAGCAGCAGAAATCAACAAGGCTAAAGAAATCCTAGCCTACGAAGTTGTTAAACTTGTCCATGGCAAGGAAGAAGCAGATGCTGCCCTTGATGCAGCCAAAGCGCTTTTCTCTGGCAAGGGTGATGAATCAGCTATGCCAACAACACAAATTTCTGCATCTGACCTACCAAAGGGTCTTTTAGCCCTTATGACAGAAGTTGGCCTAACCAAGTCAAATGGCGAAGCAAGACGCATTGTCCAACAAGGCGGAGTATCAATCAACGACGAAAAAATTACCGACCCATCCTTTGAAGTAACAGAAGAAATCTTTGAAGATAATAGAATAATAATCAAAAAAGGCAAGAAAAACTTCCACAAGGTGGAACTAGCCTAA
- a CDS encoding pyridoxamine 5'-phosphate oxidase family protein, with translation MKLTQEIKDLIGEQLAYMATVDEDGNPNIGPKRTMRVLDDEHLIYCENTDGKHHANIKNNGKVAIAFVKREDNKGFRIVGTAKSYTDDEHMNLAKEKAGVMPKAAAVIIDIEKIYTLDSGPIAGKLLEV, from the coding sequence ATGAAATTAACCCAAGAAATAAAAGATTTAATAGGTGAGCAACTTGCTTATATGGCAACTGTTGATGAGGATGGTAATCCTAATATAGGACCAAAGAGAACTATGAGGGTTCTTGATGATGAACATCTCATCTATTGCGAAAATACAGATGGCAAGCACCACGCCAATATTAAAAATAACGGCAAGGTTGCTATTGCTTTTGTCAAAAGAGAAGACAACAAGGGCTTTAGGATTGTTGGTACAGCCAAATCTTATACAGATGATGAGCATATGAACCTAGCCAAGGAAAAGGCTGGCGTAATGCCAAAGGCGGCTGCTGTAATCATAGATATAGAAAAAATCTATACCCTTGATTCAGGTCCAATCGCAGGAAAATTATTAGAAGTTTAA
- a CDS encoding helix-turn-helix domain-containing protein, with product MNRNNYKFGKLLKDLRQKNNMTQEELSYRSFINVKTLSNMENGKVDFDLDMLEILSEIFNIDLVEKYLYLILDDSSQINKLVKNLNSKDRYPGSIQADEIRILTEIENTSHRKIIRLKAKKLRLLFQSVEIKDDKNKKKSLIVEALNVGRNFDFNDLAANTYDIIDYRLLMNYAIYIKNKAEMLRILKFIENSRIDDDNLNSILYHNISSTYYTTDKSYLALYYINKSIATNNKNPISPIMLYQKSIILYDLNFPYEKYVKMTLETSKKINSNLYEMLLNNYKAKANDDKNFIISY from the coding sequence ATGAATAGGAATAATTATAAGTTTGGAAAACTTTTAAAAGATCTAAGACAAAAAAATAATATGACCCAAGAAGAGCTTTCTTATCGTTCTTTTATCAATGTCAAAACCCTTTCAAATATGGAAAATGGAAAGGTTGATTTTGATTTGGACATGCTTGAGATTCTTTCTGAAATATTTAATATAGATCTTGTAGAAAAATACTTGTATCTTATATTAGATGATTCTAGCCAGATTAATAAGCTTGTAAAAAATCTAAACTCAAAAGATAGGTATCCAGGAAGTATTCAGGCTGATGAAATAAGGATTTTAACCGAAATTGAAAATACTAGCCACAGAAAAATTATAAGACTTAAGGCCAAAAAATTAAGATTGTTGTTTCAAAGCGTTGAAATAAAAGATGATAAAAATAAGAAAAAATCGCTAATCGTCGAAGCTTTAAATGTAGGAAGGAATTTTGACTTTAATGACCTTGCCGCAAACACCTATGATATAATTGATTATAGGCTATTAATGAATTATGCCATATATATAAAAAATAAAGCAGAAATGCTAAGGATTTTAAAATTTATCGAAAATTCTAGGATAGATGACGATAATCTAAACTCAATTTTATACCACAACATTTCGAGCACCTACTATACCACAGACAAATCCTACCTGGCCCTCTACTATATCAACAAATCAATCGCAACAAACAATAAAAATCCAATCTCTCCAATCATGCTTTACCAAAAATCCATCATTTTATATGACCTTAATTTTCCTTATGAAAAATATGTGAAAATGACACTGGAAACTTCAAAGAAAATTAATTCCAATTTATATGAAATGCTTTTAAATAACTATAAGGCCAAGGCTAATGATGACAAAAACTTTATAATTTCATATTAA
- a CDS encoding glycosyltransferase, which produces MIRVVHVLGDLSVGGVESFIMSIYRRIDREKIQFDFIVHKLENDAYREEIERLGGRIFILDRLDFKNPLKYIRDLDEILENHKEISILHCHFRGTEALILKKAKKHGLMTISHNHGAQKYSKFKSLIRSIFKKDVIKYSDLKFACSDEVGNEFYSKGNFIKINNGIDLEKYKFDEDIRQKIRSELSLSDKYVLINVGSLSDIKNQKFLIGLMPDLLEKNPDIRLVLVGDGPKKSELKDLSKDLSVKDQVIFLGNSDRVNELLMASDIFLFPSLREGLGIAAVEAQASGLVTLLSTNVPRDTGLTSSARFIDLDREKWIDQIINNKLDRQDNIDQIRSKGYDISASASELSRIYKNLSKK; this is translated from the coding sequence ATGATTAGAGTAGTGCATGTTCTGGGAGACTTGTCTGTAGGCGGCGTAGAGAGTTTTATTATGTCGATTTACAGAAGGATAGATAGGGAAAAAATACAATTTGATTTTATAGTGCATAAGTTAGAAAATGATGCCTATCGTGAGGAGATAGAAAGACTTGGTGGAAGGATTTTTATTTTAGACAGGCTTGATTTTAAAAATCCCTTAAAATATATAAGGGACTTAGATGAGATTTTAGAAAATCATAAGGAAATTTCTATACTTCATTGTCATTTTAGGGGAACAGAGGCCCTCATTCTAAAAAAAGCAAAAAAACACGGTCTTATGACCATTTCTCATAACCACGGCGCTCAAAAATATTCTAAATTTAAAAGCCTTATAAGAAGTATTTTCAAAAAAGATGTGATAAAATATTCGGATTTGAAATTTGCTTGTTCAGATGAAGTTGGTAATGAGTTTTATAGTAAGGGAAATTTTATTAAGATTAATAATGGTATAGATCTTGAGAAATACAAATTTGATGAAGATATCCGCCAAAAAATAAGAAGTGAATTATCCCTATCTGATAAGTATGTTCTTATAAATGTAGGCAGCCTTTCAGATATAAAAAACCAAAAATTTTTAATTGGTCTTATGCCAGATCTTTTAGAGAAAAATCCTGATATTAGATTGGTTTTAGTAGGGGATGGACCTAAGAAAAGTGAACTTAAAGATTTATCCAAGGACTTAAGTGTCAAAGACCAAGTTATTTTCCTTGGAAATTCTGATAGGGTAAATGAGTTGCTAATGGCATCAGATATATTTTTATTTCCTTCTCTAAGAGAAGGCCTAGGCATTGCAGCCGTAGAAGCCCAAGCAAGCGGATTAGTTACCTTGCTATCGACAAATGTTCCAAGAGATACAGGGCTAACAAGTAGTGCAAGATTTATTGACCTGGATAGGGAAAAGTGGATTGATCAAATTATTAATAATAAATTAGATAGACAAGACAATATTGATCAGATAAGAAGCAAGGGCTATGATATAAGCGCTAGTGCAAGTGAGCTTTCCAGGATATATAAAAACTTAAGTAAAAAATAA
- the metG gene encoding methionine--tRNA ligase has protein sequence MTNKKPYYITTPIYYPNSNLHIGNTYTSIIADVLKRYKTLLGYDAYLVTGTDEHGQKIMESAHAHGKEPQEFVDKIATETIKLWEKLDINYDTFIRSTGKQHEKDVVDIFNKLYEQGDIYKGEYKGYYCTPCETFWTESQLEDGKCPDCGRDVNYQEEETYFFRLSKYADKLKELFKDHPEFLEPAFRQKEMLNNFINKGLEDLSVTRTSFDWGVDVPFDNKHVVYVWIDALSCYLSAIGYGDDKEKFERYWPASVHLIGKDIVRFHTIIWPALLMALDLPLPEKVFAHGWILFENDKMSKSKGNIMYPEPLVELYGNDALKYFMLREFNFGSDGDFSSKKFMERYNSDLVNDLGNLVSRTTSMISKYNGGVIEKGTEEGQFDDELIALAKETYTRFTELMDSFKFNEALETIWKLIRRANKYVDETEPWILGRDEENLPRLNRVLYNLAETLRIVAQLIEPTMKDTTKLILEKLGTDNKGFESAKEFGLLEEGSKVSKGKNLFDRLDVDEELVKLHDKNNALIQERLADKKEEEPAAEEEAKPEIAYEDFTKLDLVVGKIIEANDHPNADKLLVFKVDIGSEIRTIVSGIKKWYKAEDLIGKNVIVVKNLAPRKMRGIESQGMLLAADFGEDLTMISTLADIKPGSKVS, from the coding sequence ATGACTAATAAGAAACCTTATTATATTACAACACCAATATATTATCCAAACTCCAATTTACATATAGGAAATACCTATACTTCTATAATTGCAGACGTTTTAAAAAGGTATAAGACTCTTTTGGGCTACGACGCCTACCTCGTAACAGGTACTGATGAGCACGGCCAAAAGATTATGGAATCTGCCCACGCTCACGGCAAAGAGCCTCAAGAATTTGTAGACAAAATCGCAACTGAGACCATCAAATTATGGGAAAAGCTTGATATAAACTACGACACCTTTATAAGATCTACTGGTAAACAACACGAAAAAGACGTAGTAGATATTTTCAACAAACTTTATGAGCAAGGCGATATTTATAAGGGAGAATACAAGGGATATTACTGCACACCTTGTGAAACTTTTTGGACCGAAAGCCAGTTAGAAGATGGAAAGTGCCCTGATTGTGGTAGGGACGTTAATTACCAAGAAGAGGAAACTTATTTCTTTAGATTATCCAAATATGCAGATAAACTCAAAGAACTATTCAAAGACCACCCAGAATTTCTTGAGCCTGCCTTCAGACAAAAGGAAATGCTTAATAACTTTATAAACAAGGGACTTGAAGACCTTTCTGTAACTAGAACTTCCTTTGACTGGGGAGTTGACGTGCCATTTGATAATAAGCACGTGGTTTATGTGTGGATTGATGCCCTTTCTTGCTATCTTTCTGCTATTGGCTATGGGGATGATAAGGAGAAATTTGAAAGATATTGGCCAGCTAGCGTTCATTTAATCGGTAAGGACATAGTGAGATTTCACACTATAATTTGGCCAGCACTTTTAATGGCCCTTGACCTTCCACTTCCAGAAAAAGTTTTTGCCCACGGTTGGATTTTGTTTGAAAACGACAAGATGAGCAAGTCTAAGGGTAATATCATGTATCCAGAGCCACTTGTAGAACTTTACGGCAACGACGCCCTTAAATACTTCATGCTAAGAGAATTTAACTTTGGATCTGACGGGGACTTTTCATCAAAGAAATTTATGGAAAGATATAACTCAGACCTTGTAAATGACCTCGGTAACCTTGTTTCAAGAACAACTTCAATGATTTCAAAATACAATGGTGGAGTGATTGAAAAGGGCACTGAAGAAGGTCAATTTGACGATGAATTAATCGCCCTTGCCAAGGAAACCTACACAAGATTTACAGAATTGATGGATTCTTTCAAATTCAACGAAGCTCTTGAAACAATTTGGAAGTTAATCCGTCGTGCCAATAAATATGTAGACGAAACTGAGCCATGGATCCTAGGCCGCGATGAGGAAAATCTTCCAAGATTAAACAGGGTTTTATATAACCTTGCAGAGACTTTAAGAATTGTCGCCCAACTAATAGAGCCAACCATGAAGGATACTACAAAATTAATCCTAGAAAAACTTGGCACAGATAACAAGGGCTTTGAATCTGCTAAGGAATTTGGTCTTCTAGAAGAAGGTTCAAAGGTATCTAAGGGCAAAAACCTCTTTGATAGGCTAGATGTAGATGAAGAATTAGTAAAACTTCACGATAAAAACAACGCCCTTATCCAAGAAAGACTTGCTGATAAAAAAGAAGAAGAACCAGCAGCAGAAGAAGAGGCTAAGCCAGAAATAGCTTACGAAGATTTCACCAAACTTGACCTAGTGGTAGGAAAAATTATCGAAGCAAATGACCATCCAAATGCTGATAAGCTCCTAGTTTTCAAGGTGGACATCGGATCTGAAATAAGAACAATTGTATCAGGCATCAAGAAATGGTACAAGGCAGAAGATTTAATCGGCAAAAATGTAATCGTGGTTAAAAATCTAGCTCCAAGAAAGATGCGCGGCATCGAATCCCAAGGCATGCTCCTTGCGGCAGATTTTGGTGAAGATTTGACCATGATTTCAACACTCGCCGACATCAAGCCAGGAAGCAAGGTTTCTTAA
- a CDS encoding TatD family hydrolase encodes MNLIDSHAHLTSEEFNEDRLFILRDLSNFSIEAVVNPGTNLENSRENVRLAKEFKNFYAQVGIHPSDVEEMGEEDLSEIEKLAEDAVAIGEIGLDYYWTTETKDLQKKVFIAQLDIARRLGKPVVIHNREATEDIMEILANYKDLKVQIHCFSTSEETLKIFMDWGFYISIGGVVTYGNGLNEKAAAALVPIERLMLETDSPYLTPDPYRGMRNDPRKIIEVARKIAEIRGMKLSKVAKWTSKNAREFFGL; translated from the coding sequence ATGAATTTAATTGATTCACACGCCCATTTAACAAGCGAAGAATTTAACGAAGACAGGCTCTTTATCCTAAGAGACCTGTCTAATTTCTCTATAGAAGCTGTGGTAAATCCGGGGACAAACCTTGAAAATTCAAGGGAAAATGTAAGGCTTGCCAAGGAATTTAAAAACTTCTATGCCCAGGTAGGAATTCATCCTTCAGATGTGGAAGAAATGGGAGAAGAAGACCTATCAGAGATTGAAAAACTCGCAGAAGACGCTGTAGCAATCGGGGAAATTGGCCTTGATTATTATTGGACAACAGAGACCAAAGACCTACAGAAAAAAGTTTTTATTGCCCAACTCGATATAGCAAGGAGACTCGGAAAACCAGTTGTAATCCACAATAGGGAAGCGACCGAAGATATAATGGAGATTTTGGCAAATTATAAGGACTTAAAGGTTCAAATCCACTGTTTTTCTACAAGCGAAGAAACTCTTAAAATCTTTATGGATTGGGGATTTTATATTTCAATAGGCGGAGTTGTGACCTATGGCAATGGCCTAAATGAAAAGGCTGCCGCAGCCCTTGTTCCAATTGAAAGATTAATGCTTGAAACTGACAGTCCTTACCTTACCCCAGATCCTTATAGGGGAATGAGAAATGACCCTCGAAAGATTATCGAAGTTGCAAGAAAAATTGCGGAAATTAGGGGAATGAAATTGTCGAAAGTTGCCAAGTGGACAAGTAAAAATGCTAGGGAGTTTTTTGGCCTATGA
- the rnmV gene encoding ribonuclease M5 gives MIKETIVVEGKDDIANVKRAVDCEMIATNGLGFGKDLINRLIEINDRCGIIILTDPDYAGKRIRARLARHIPTAKHAYIDRKKAIKKGDLGVENADPEVIIDALKRAKAQETTRRDEFTMADLVKNGLSIGEGSREKRAKLGELLGIGYYNSKGLLAKLNSFGVSREEFERAVKSL, from the coding sequence ATGATAAAAGAGACAATTGTAGTTGAAGGAAAAGACGATATAGCCAATGTCAAAAGGGCGGTAGACTGCGAAATGATTGCGACAAATGGGCTCGGTTTTGGCAAAGATTTAATAAATAGGCTCATAGAGATTAACGATAGGTGCGGGATAATTATCCTAACTGACCCAGACTATGCAGGAAAAAGAATCAGGGCAAGGCTTGCCCGCCACATCCCTACTGCAAAGCACGCCTACATTGACAGAAAAAAAGCTATCAAAAAGGGCGACCTGGGTGTGGAAAATGCTGATCCAGAAGTAATCATCGATGCCCTAAAAAGAGCCAAGGCTCAAGAAACCACTCGCAGGGATGAATTTACCATGGCAGATCTTGTGAAAAATGGTCTATCAATCGGCGAAGGCTCTCGAGAAAAAAGAGCCAAACTTGGCGAATTATTAGGGATTGGCTATTATAATTCCAAGGGACTTTTGGCCAAGCTAAATTCCTTTGGGGTAAGCCGAGAAGAATTTGAAAGGGCGGTAAAATCCTTATGA
- the rsmA gene encoding 16S rRNA (adenine(1518)-N(6)/adenine(1519)-N(6))-dimethyltransferase RsmA, translating into MRKLYSPKVVKDIIDLYGFRFSKSLGQNFLIDKNFVDKIVDGADIAGKNVIEVGPGIGTISYEMAKTCKKLVLIEIDDSLIPILEENMSDFDNVEIIHQDILKTDLKEIQDKYFGGEAFEFVSNLPYYITTPIIEKIFEEDLDCHSMTIMVQKEVADRMLATEKDKDYSSLSVFVKYYSEARLLTKVPKSVFMPQPKIDSAVLRLDLRIYDENVNKEKIFALVKAGFLKRRKTILNSLSAVAEKDDLKKVFEKTGLKENLRAENLSLDDYIKIADELENF; encoded by the coding sequence ATGAGAAAATTATATTCACCAAAGGTTGTAAAAGACATAATCGACCTCTACGGCTTTAGGTTTTCTAAATCTTTGGGCCAAAACTTTTTGATTGACAAAAATTTCGTCGATAAAATCGTAGATGGGGCTGACATTGCTGGCAAAAACGTAATTGAAGTTGGTCCTGGAATTGGGACAATCTCCTACGAAATGGCCAAAACTTGCAAAAAGCTCGTCCTAATAGAAATTGACGATAGCCTAATTCCAATCCTTGAAGAAAATATGTCCGACTTTGACAATGTAGAAATCATCCACCAAGACATTTTAAAAACTGATTTAAAAGAAATCCAAGACAAGTATTTTGGCGGAGAAGCCTTTGAGTTTGTGTCAAATCTGCCTTATTATATCACAACTCCAATTATAGAAAAAATCTTTGAAGAAGACCTTGATTGCCACTCTATGACCATCATGGTCCAAAAGGAAGTGGCAGACAGGATGCTTGCTACGGAAAAAGACAAGGACTATTCATCTTTGTCTGTCTTTGTAAAATATTATTCTGAGGCCAGGCTTTTAACCAAGGTACCAAAATCAGTCTTTATGCCTCAGCCAAAGATAGATTCGGCTGTTCTAAGGCTTGATTTAAGAATTTATGACGAAAATGTAAATAAAGAAAAAATATTTGCCTTAGTTAAGGCGGGTTTCCTAAAAAGACGCAAAACCATTCTAAATTCACTATCTGCGGTGGCAGAAAAAGATGATTTGAAAAAAGTTTTTGAAAAAACTGGTCTTAAGGAAAATCTCAGGGCAGAAAATCTTTCCCTTGATGATTATATAAAAATTGCAGATGAATTAGAAAATTTTTAG